The sequence below is a genomic window from Candidatus Bathyarchaeota archaeon.
GCACTATATTTTGATTATAATGAATCAATATTCTTATCCTTAATTTACTATTGTATTTTAAAAGTGATTAAAAGAAAAGCTTATTTTTGAGCATTGAATGAAAGAATAGAAGTCAACAAAAGGTATATGTCATACTAAGAGATGTAAATCTGAATCAAAAAAGATTTTTACATCTGAATTTAAGTATCGTGAAAAATTAGGTTACGAGTGGATTAAAATGTCTATGTTTACTGCACCAGGCGCATATGATCGTGCGATTACTGTTTTCTCACCAGATGGAAGACTTTTTCAAGTTGAATATGCATCTGAAACCGTTAAAAGAGGAGCTACTGTTCTAGGTATATCTTCACCAGAAGGAGTTGTTCTTGCTGCAGAAGAGAGAATATCTTCTAAATTACAGGATCCTTCATTTATGTGGAAAATATTTCAGATTGATGAGCATATCGGTGTTGCTGTAGCCGGACTCAGTTGTGACGCTCATGTATTAGTCGATCAGGCTAGAATATACTCCCAAAGCAATAGGATGATGTACGACGAAGCAATTGATGTCGAGATATTGACTAGAAAGATAGGAGAAATCGAGCAGATGTACACTCAACACGGTGGTGTGAGGCCCTTCGGCATTTCATTAATTTTTGCTGGTATCGATAAGAAAGGGAGCAGAATATTTTGGACTGATCCAAGCGGTGCATACCTAGCCTACAAAGCTTGGGCTATAGGTTCTGGAGGAGAGGCTGCAAATGAAATTCTTGAGGCAGAATATCGTGATGATATTACATTGGAAGAAGCAATAGTCCTTGCCTTGAAATGCATGGCAAAAATTCTAGAAGGGAAGATCAATCCTCAAAAAGTAAGAATGGCTATTATACCCTCAGATACAAAGAAATTTAAAAAATTATCAAGCGAGGAGATTGATAAATATCTGAAAAAATTTGACTCTGCCAAAAAGGCTGCTTCGAAATGAGTGATAAATATACAACGGCAAGAATCAATATTGGCGGAGAAAAATTTGAGATTATACTAAAGCCCGATCTGGCTTTTGATTGTAAAATGGGGAAAGAGATTCCGATATCCAAGATTCTATTAATAGAGGAAATATACTCAGACGCGGGAAAAGGAAGTAGAGTTTCTAGTGAGAAACTACAAGAAGCCTTTAGCACGACTGATGTACTTAAAATCGCTGAAGAGATCTTAAAAAGCGGAGAACTGCAAATAACTACTGAACAAAAAAGAAAACTAATCGAAGATAAACGAAAGCAGATAATAGCTTTTATTTCAAGAAATTGTCTAGACCCTAGAACTGGAGCTCCACACCCTCCATTAAGAGTAGAGCAGGCTATGTCTCAAGTCAAAATGCCCATAGATCCTTTTAAGGGAGTTGAGGAACAATCAAAGCTATTTATCGAACAATTGAGGACTATTATTCCTATTAAAATGGAAAAAATGCAGGTTGCTGTAAAAATATTTCCTGAATATGCAGGTAAAGCTTATGGAATGGTAAAGGAATTGGGTAATGTAGTAAAAGAGGAATGGCTTTTGGATGGATCATGGGCTGCAATAGTGGAAATGCCTGCAGGTATTTATTCCTCCTTCGTCGATAAATTGGGTAAGGCTACGCAAGGAACTGTCCAAACCAAAATATTGAAATAATTGATATACTCCTCTATGGCGTTCTTACGATATTGAAAAAGGCGGTTAAAAGTATGTCCCTTATAGTAGAGAAGAGAACACTTGTTATTCCAGGGCAATTGATAGCTGAAGGGGACTTTGTTCCGGGAGACAATGTGTATAAAAGAGGAGATAAAATTTATTCACTAAGGCTAGGAGTTTTTGAGCTAGTAAATAAAAAACCAACTGTTGTGCCTTTAAAAGGATTTTATTTTCCTCAAGTAGGAGATATTGTTATAGGTCAAATCAAAAGTGCTGAGGTCTTTGGGTGGATAGTTGAAATTTACTCACCTTATTCGGCTCTTCTTCAATCAATGGACAGAAGCAAATATAGGCGATATGAAAAAGAGACCAGAAAAGAAATTCGAGTAGGTGACTTAATTAAAGCAAAGATAGTTGCATCTGATAGATCTAGAGATCCTCTTTTAACTATCCAAGAGAAGGGTTTGGGAGTAATATCCTCAGGTAAAGTTGTAAGGATATCCCCTCCAAAAGTCCCAAGATTGATAGGAAAAGAGGGGTCAATGATAAATATGCTTAAGAAAGAGACTTCCTGTAAAATTTTCATAAGCCATAATGGGGTCGTCTTATTTTCTGGGCCTTCTGAAAACGAAGAAAAATTAGCTTTATGGGCGATAAAGAGGATTGAAGCTGAAGCTCATACTAGTGGATTGACCGAAAGAATATCAGAAGATATAAGAAACGCTCGCAAAAAAGGAGATTTGAATTTTGAATCTTAATGAAATTCCCGAGAAGTTAATAGATGAAAAAGGTTTAAGAATCGATGGAAGAAAATTGGATAAACTCAGACCAATCAAATTGGAGGTCGGAGTCTTAAATAATGCTAGTGGTTCAGCATATGTTGAGCAAGGTAGAAATAAACTCGTAGTTGGAGTTTATGGTCCAAGGGAAACACATCCTAAACATATGATAATTGCAGGTAGGGCGGTAGTTAAATGCAGATATCGTATGACTCCATTTTCTACTGAGGAAAGAAAAAGTCCTGCTCCTTCAAGAAGAGAGATGGAAATTTCAAAAGTTATTAGAGAAGCTTTAGAGCCTGCAATCATGTCTGAATATTACCCTAGAACTAGTATAGATATTTTTATTGAAATACTCCAATCAGATGGAGGCACAAGATGCGCATCAGTTATTGGTGCTGCTTTAGCTTTAGCAGATGCTGGTATACCTATGAAGGACATAATATCTTCTTGTTCTTTTGGTAAGGCTGGTGGGAAAATAATTTTAGATTTATCTGATGCCGAAGATAAATATGGTGAAGCTGATGTACCTGTTGCTATTATGCCGAATTTCAATTACATAACCTTATTACAAATGGATGGGGAGTTGACAATTGATGAATTTAACAAAGGTTTGGACATGGTAATGAAAGCTTGCATGGAAATTCATGATTTACAAAAGGAAGCCTTGAAACAAAAATACACTCAAAACGATAAATAAGGAAGTTTGTAGTATGTCATATACACCACACAAGTCACCTATTGCTAACCTAGAAGAGAAGAATATTTTAGATCTTCTAAAGCAAGATAAAAGAATTGACGGTAGAGGTTTAACAGAATACCGAGAATTGAGGATTGAACCGAATATAATAGAAAAAGCAAACGGTTCTGCTCGAGTGACTTTAGGCAAAACGCAAGTTATTGCTGGGGTGAAAGTAGAGGTAGGAGAACCCTTTCCTGATACTCCAAATGAGGGAGCTCTTTCTGTTAATGCAGAACTTTCCCCTATAGCACATCCTTCTTTCGAATCTGGTCCACCTGGGGAAGGAGCTATTGAATTAGCTAGGGTTGTAGATCGAAGCATTAGAGAATCAAATGCTATTGATCGAGAAAAACTATGCATAGAATCAGGAAGGAAGGTATTTGTTGTATTTATTGACTTAAATATTATGGATCATGATGGAAATCTTATCGATGCATCAACCTTAGCAGCGTTAGTCGCTCTATTAAGTTCAAAGATAAATGAATATGAGTTGAAAGATGGAGAAATAATTTATAAATCAGAACAGAAACCATTACCGGTAAATGATTGCCCTATTGCGATAACATTCGCCAAACTTGGTGAAACTTTAGTATTGGATCCATGTTTGAGAGAAGAAGCGATTATGAAATCTAGATTTACTGTAGGAGTCAATGAAAAGGGATCTATATGTGCCATGCAAAAGGGAGGTCTTGGCGAATTTAATATTGATGAAATAAAAGAAACTACAAAGTTAGCTACAGAGAAATCCCA
It includes:
- the rrp4 gene encoding exosome complex RNA-binding protein Rrp4, with the translated sequence MSLIVEKRTLVIPGQLIAEGDFVPGDNVYKRGDKIYSLRLGVFELVNKKPTVVPLKGFYFPQVGDIVIGQIKSAEVFGWIVEIYSPYSALLQSMDRSKYRRYEKETRKEIRVGDLIKAKIVASDRSRDPLLTIQEKGLGVISSGKVVRISPPKVPRLIGKEGSMINMLKKETSCKIFISHNGVVLFSGPSENEEKLALWAIKRIEAEAHTSGLTERISEDIRNARKKGDLNFES
- the psmA gene encoding archaeal proteasome endopeptidase complex subunit alpha produces the protein MSMFTAPGAYDRAITVFSPDGRLFQVEYASETVKRGATVLGISSPEGVVLAAEERISSKLQDPSFMWKIFQIDEHIGVAVAGLSCDAHVLVDQARIYSQSNRMMYDEAIDVEILTRKIGEIEQMYTQHGGVRPFGISLIFAGIDKKGSRIFWTDPSGAYLAYKAWAIGSGGEAANEILEAEYRDDITLEEAIVLALKCMAKILEGKINPQKVRMAIIPSDTKKFKKLSSEEIDKYLKKFDSAKKAASK
- a CDS encoding ribosome assembly factor SBDS, which encodes MSDKYTTARINIGGEKFEIILKPDLAFDCKMGKEIPISKILLIEEIYSDAGKGSRVSSEKLQEAFSTTDVLKIAEEILKSGELQITTEQKRKLIEDKRKQIIAFISRNCLDPRTGAPHPPLRVEQAMSQVKMPIDPFKGVEEQSKLFIEQLRTIIPIKMEKMQVAVKIFPEYAGKAYGMVKELGNVVKEEWLLDGSWAAIVEMPAGIYSSFVDKLGKATQGTVQTKILK
- the rrp41 gene encoding exosome complex exonuclease Rrp41; the protein is MNLNEIPEKLIDEKGLRIDGRKLDKLRPIKLEVGVLNNASGSAYVEQGRNKLVVGVYGPRETHPKHMIIAGRAVVKCRYRMTPFSTEERKSPAPSRREMEISKVIREALEPAIMSEYYPRTSIDIFIEILQSDGGTRCASVIGAALALADAGIPMKDIISSCSFGKAGGKIILDLSDAEDKYGEADVPVAIMPNFNYITLLQMDGELTIDEFNKGLDMVMKACMEIHDLQKEALKQKYTQNDK
- the rrp42 gene encoding exosome complex protein Rrp42, which gives rise to MSYTPHKSPIANLEEKNILDLLKQDKRIDGRGLTEYRELRIEPNIIEKANGSARVTLGKTQVIAGVKVEVGEPFPDTPNEGALSVNAELSPIAHPSFESGPPGEGAIELARVVDRSIRESNAIDREKLCIESGRKVFVVFIDLNIMDHDGNLIDASTLAALVALLSSKINEYELKDGEIIYKSEQKPLPVNDCPIAITFAKLGETLVLDPCLREEAIMKSRFTVGVNEKGSICAMQKGGLGEFNIDEIKETTKLATEKSQETRKKISEVMKNAKN